The Phaeobacter sp. A36a-5a genome contains a region encoding:
- a CDS encoding EVE domain-containing protein, giving the protein MAYWLFKSEPSTWGWADQLAKGDAGEEWDGVRNYQARNFMRDMEIGDLGFFYHSMKEKSVVGIVEICAEAHPDSTTDDPRWECVNIKAVRSFSKPVTLDQIKADPRLENMVLVKNSRLSVQPVTAEEWAHICALGETDPG; this is encoded by the coding sequence ATGGCCTATTGGCTGTTCAAATCCGAACCCTCCACCTGGGGCTGGGCTGATCAGCTAGCCAAAGGTGACGCGGGTGAGGAGTGGGACGGCGTCCGCAACTACCAGGCGCGCAACTTCATGCGCGACATGGAAATCGGCGACCTCGGGTTCTTTTATCACTCGATGAAGGAGAAATCTGTGGTCGGGATCGTCGAAATCTGTGCCGAGGCCCACCCAGACAGCACCACGGATGACCCGCGCTGGGAATGCGTCAATATCAAAGCGGTGCGCAGCTTCTCTAAACCGGTGACACTTGATCAGATAAAAGCCGATCCGCGGCTTGAAAACATGGTTCTGGTCAAGAACTCCCGCCTCTCGGTACAACCTGTCACCGCTGAAGAATGGGCCCATATCTGCGCGTTGGGGGAGACAGATCCCGGTTGA
- a CDS encoding ribonuclease D: MANHLYQNDLPDGLDLGPVVAIDCETMGLNPHRDRLCVIQMSGGDGNAHIVQVSNGQSEAPNLCRMLKDPNVLKLFHFGRFDIAAMYHAFGVLAAPVYCTKIASRLVRTYTDRHGLKNLTQDLIGVDISKQQQMSDWGAPQLTDAQLDYAASDVLYLHRLRAALDKRLDREGRSEMAQACFDFLPMRAKLDLAGWPETDIFAHS; encoded by the coding sequence TTGGCCAATCACCTTTACCAGAACGACCTGCCCGACGGGCTTGATCTCGGGCCAGTCGTTGCGATCGACTGCGAGACGATGGGTCTCAACCCGCATCGGGACCGGCTTTGCGTTATTCAGATGTCAGGCGGTGACGGCAATGCGCATATCGTGCAGGTCTCCAACGGGCAGTCTGAAGCCCCCAATCTCTGCCGGATGCTCAAGGATCCCAACGTGCTGAAACTGTTCCATTTCGGCCGCTTTGATATTGCGGCCATGTATCACGCGTTTGGAGTGCTGGCGGCACCGGTGTATTGCACCAAGATTGCCAGCCGCCTGGTCCGCACTTACACGGATCGCCACGGGTTGAAGAACCTGACTCAGGACCTGATCGGTGTCGATATTTCCAAGCAACAGCAGATGAGCGACTGGGGGGCGCCGCAACTGACCGATGCGCAGCTCGACTATGCCGCGTCCGATGTCCTGTATCTGCACCGGCTGCGCGCGGCGCTGGACAAGCGTCTGGATCGGGAAGGTCGCAGCGAAATGGCGCAGGCCTGTTTCGATTTTCTGCCGATGCGTGCCAAGCTGGATCTCGCCGGCTGGCCCGAAACCGATATCTTTGCACACTCATGA
- a CDS encoding DUF1761 domain-containing protein — MEILNVIAAAIAGFVLGAVWYGVLAEPWMQAAKVPRDENGKPTGGQTPAVFVATFVLQLIVAGMMRHVFALSGIDTVGGGLVGGLGVGLFFITPWIMINNLYAVRPLRLSMIDGGYATLACGAIGVVLTLF, encoded by the coding sequence ATGGAAATACTGAATGTTATCGCAGCCGCGATTGCCGGCTTTGTTCTGGGCGCGGTCTGGTATGGCGTGCTGGCTGAGCCTTGGATGCAGGCGGCAAAGGTGCCTCGCGATGAAAACGGCAAACCGACAGGTGGGCAAACACCGGCGGTTTTTGTTGCTACCTTTGTGCTTCAGCTCATTGTTGCGGGCATGATGCGCCATGTCTTTGCCCTGTCGGGGATTGATACCGTGGGCGGTGGCCTCGTCGGCGGGCTGGGCGTAGGGCTGTTTTTCATCACCCCATGGATCATGATCAATAACCTCTACGCTGTCAGACCGCTGCGCCTGTCAATGATTGATGGCGGCTACGCTACGCTGGCCTGCGGTGCGATTGGTGTCGTGCTGACGTTGTTCTGA
- a CDS encoding uroporphyrinogen-III synthase, whose translation MQVIYAPLLDARPVDVQLTSPVTDLYTRDVVFSSANAVRFAPKPQSGQRAYCIGDRTTDVARAKGWQAKCCGQDADQLVRTVTELSPETPLVHLRGVHSRGDIAKRLCQAGINCQEHVIYDQVLLRYGDQARAALDAQASLIVPLFSPRTAVQFVKLAPYRAELHLIAFSKAVAEPLNVLKCKDLQICNSPTAKDMCALVRDAAAGLARVEGGSSAQ comes from the coding sequence ATGCAGGTGATCTACGCACCATTGCTTGATGCGCGGCCCGTTGATGTGCAACTGACTTCGCCCGTAACCGATCTCTATACTAGGGATGTGGTTTTTTCTTCCGCCAATGCAGTCCGGTTTGCCCCTAAGCCTCAGTCAGGTCAGCGGGCCTATTGTATCGGAGACCGCACGACCGACGTCGCCAGAGCAAAAGGGTGGCAGGCGAAATGCTGCGGGCAGGATGCCGATCAGCTGGTCCGGACGGTGACAGAGTTATCACCTGAAACCCCACTCGTTCATCTTCGCGGTGTCCACAGTCGCGGTGATATCGCAAAGCGGCTTTGTCAGGCGGGTATCAACTGCCAGGAACATGTGATCTACGATCAGGTTCTGCTGCGCTACGGCGATCAGGCCCGTGCGGCGCTGGATGCGCAAGCCTCGCTGATCGTGCCGCTTTTTTCGCCGCGCACTGCGGTGCAATTCGTCAAATTGGCACCATATCGCGCAGAGCTCCATCTGATCGCCTTCAGCAAAGCAGTGGCCGAGCCTTTGAACGTATTGAAATGCAAAGACTTACAGATATGTAACTCTCCAACGGCGAAGGATATGTGCGCATTGGTGCGTGATGCCGCAGCTGGTCTGGCGCGGGTTGAGGGTGGATCATCGGCACAGTAA
- the tsaD gene encoding tRNA (adenosine(37)-N6)-threonylcarbamoyltransferase complex transferase subunit TsaD translates to MTRDLTLLGLESSCDDTAAAVVRHPGHGPAEVLSSIVFGQTELHSAFGGVVPEIAARAHAEKLDHCVRDALAAADLRLSDMDAIAVTAGPGLIGGVISGVMCAKGLAAASGLPLIGVNHLAGHALTPRLTDAVPYPYLMLLVSGGHCQYLIVRGPADFRRLGGTIDDAPGEAFDKTARLLGLPQPGGPSVQAEAETGDPRRFRFPRPLLDRPDCNLSFSGLKTALMRMRDQVMAEKGGLTRQDRADLCAGFQAAVTDVLAEKTRRAIRLYLEESPNTRTVAVAGGVAANTSIRAALETVCAEFDARFVAPPLALCTDNAAMIAYAGLERFRNGERDGMDLAARPRWPLDQSSPAMLGSGKKGAKA, encoded by the coding sequence ATGACACGAGACCTCACCCTGCTGGGATTGGAAAGCAGCTGCGATGATACGGCGGCAGCGGTAGTGCGCCATCCGGGACACGGCCCGGCGGAGGTGTTGTCTTCCATCGTTTTCGGCCAGACCGAGCTTCACAGTGCCTTTGGAGGCGTCGTGCCGGAGATCGCGGCCCGCGCTCATGCTGAAAAACTTGATCATTGCGTTCGTGATGCGCTGGCTGCCGCCGACCTGAGATTGTCGGATATGGATGCTATCGCGGTCACCGCAGGTCCCGGGCTGATTGGCGGCGTCATCTCGGGGGTCATGTGCGCAAAGGGGTTGGCCGCCGCGAGTGGGCTGCCCCTGATTGGCGTGAACCATCTTGCCGGTCATGCGCTGACTCCACGGCTGACCGATGCGGTCCCTTACCCCTATCTGATGCTTCTGGTGTCCGGCGGCCATTGTCAGTACCTGATCGTTCGTGGGCCTGCCGATTTCAGACGGCTTGGCGGCACCATTGACGACGCTCCGGGTGAGGCTTTCGATAAAACCGCCCGCCTTCTGGGTCTGCCGCAACCGGGTGGCCCATCCGTACAGGCTGAGGCGGAGACCGGTGATCCTCGTCGTTTCCGCTTCCCCCGCCCTTTGCTAGATCGTCCAGATTGTAACCTGTCCTTCTCCGGCCTCAAGACAGCGCTGATGCGGATGCGCGATCAGGTTATGGCCGAAAAAGGCGGTCTGACACGTCAGGACCGGGCCGATCTCTGCGCCGGATTTCAGGCAGCTGTCACCGATGTTCTGGCCGAGAAGACGCGCCGGGCGATCCGGCTCTACCTAGAGGAGAGCCCCAACACGCGCACGGTTGCCGTTGCCGGAGGTGTCGCGGCCAATACCTCCATTCGAGCCGCGTTAGAGACAGTTTGTGCCGAGTTCGACGCCCGGTTCGTTGCCCCGCCGCTGGCACTTTGTACCGACAATGCCGCGATGATTGCCTATGCCGGACTGGAACGGTTTCGCAATGGCGAGCGCGACGGCATGGACCTTGCTGCGCGACCACGCTGGCCACTGGACCAAAGCAGCCCTGCCATGTTGGGCAGCGGCAAGAAAGGAGCAAAGGCATGA
- a CDS encoding KpsF/GutQ family sugar-phosphate isomerase, with product MSSAETFLATARQVITDEARALDALADSLDERFAEAVDLVLQAEGRIIVSGIGKSGHIGHKIAATLASTGTPAYFVHPAEASHGDLGMLSKGDVVLAISNSGEAPELANLLSFTRRFGIPLIGLSSRMDSTLMKEADVHLQIPAMGEACGFGMVPSISTTLTLAMGDALAIALMKHRDFRPENFRAFHPGGKLGARLSKVDDLMHDGAALPLVSTETPMPDALIEISQKGFGVAGVTDAGGVLQGIITDGDLRRHMDGLLEKSAADVMTHNPTTIAPGSLAEEAVAIMNDRKITCLFVVDPDAETAKAVGLLHIHDCLRVGLG from the coding sequence ATGAGCAGCGCAGAGACATTCCTCGCCACCGCGCGACAGGTGATCACCGACGAAGCCCGTGCTCTGGATGCGCTGGCGGACAGTCTGGATGAACGTTTTGCCGAGGCCGTAGACCTCGTGCTTCAGGCCGAAGGGCGGATCATCGTCAGCGGTATCGGTAAATCCGGTCATATCGGGCACAAGATCGCCGCGACCCTGGCATCTACCGGGACGCCCGCTTATTTCGTCCACCCCGCCGAAGCCAGCCACGGCGACCTCGGCATGCTGTCCAAAGGTGATGTGGTGCTGGCGATTTCCAACTCTGGTGAAGCGCCTGAGCTGGCAAATCTGCTTTCGTTCACGCGTCGCTTTGGCATCCCGCTGATCGGACTGTCCAGCCGGATGGACAGCACCCTGATGAAAGAGGCCGATGTGCATCTGCAAATCCCCGCCATGGGCGAGGCCTGCGGTTTTGGCATGGTGCCCTCGATTTCGACGACGCTCACTCTGGCGATGGGCGATGCGCTGGCCATCGCCCTGATGAAGCACAGGGATTTCCGACCTGAAAATTTCCGCGCCTTCCACCCCGGTGGCAAGCTGGGCGCACGACTGTCGAAGGTTGACGACCTGATGCACGACGGGGCGGCCTTGCCGCTGGTCAGCACCGAAACCCCAATGCCCGACGCGCTGATCGAAATCAGCCAGAAAGGATTTGGCGTTGCTGGTGTCACTGATGCGGGCGGTGTGCTGCAGGGCATCATAACCGATGGCGATTTGCGGCGGCATATGGACGGGCTGCTGGAAAAATCCGCCGCCGATGTCATGACTCACAACCCGACCACCATTGCTCCCGGCTCGCTTGCGGAAGAAGCCGTCGCAATCATGAATGACCGCAAGATTACCTGCCTGTTTGTCGTCGATCCCGATGCAGAGACGGCAAAGGCTGTCGGACTGCTGCATATCCACGATTGCCTGCGCGTCGGGCTTGGCTGA
- a CDS encoding DUF2853 family protein has translation MGKRDDLIEQYASDLKTKCGMDPDMDLLTKVTIGCGPAIYDADASTVASSQPAELETVKNNFLIKKLGLSDGPELMSAIDSVIETYGKSERNKYRAVVYYMLTKHFGKESVYG, from the coding sequence TTGGGAAAACGCGACGATCTGATCGAGCAATATGCAAGTGATCTGAAAACCAAATGTGGCATGGATCCGGATATGGACCTGCTCACCAAGGTCACCATCGGCTGTGGTCCGGCCATCTATGACGCCGACGCATCCACCGTAGCCTCCAGCCAGCCGGCAGAGCTGGAGACCGTCAAAAATAACTTCCTGATCAAGAAATTGGGCCTGTCCGATGGGCCCGAGCTGATGTCTGCAATCGATAGCGTGATCGAGACCTACGGGAAGTCTGAGCGGAACAAATACCGCGCAGTCGTCTACTATATGCTGACCAAGCACTTCGGAAAAGAATCCGTCTACGGCTGA
- a CDS encoding YciI family protein, with protein MLIALIARDKPDHLQTRMDNRAAHLAYIEETGVVAQAGPLLDQDGGMVGSLIILDVEDMAAGQAWADSDPYAKAGLFEAVELITWKKVVG; from the coding sequence ATGCTGATTGCCCTGATCGCGCGCGATAAACCTGATCATTTGCAGACCCGGATGGACAACCGTGCCGCGCATCTGGCCTATATCGAGGAGACCGGCGTTGTTGCGCAGGCGGGACCGCTACTGGATCAAGACGGCGGCATGGTCGGCTCGCTGATCATCCTTGATGTCGAGGACATGGCTGCGGGCCAGGCTTGGGCGGATAGCGACCCCTATGCAAAGGCCGGACTGTTTGAAGCGGTTGAGCTGATCACCTGGAAAAAGGTCGTCGGCTGA
- a CDS encoding COG4223 family protein, translating to MADKKTSDEMRAERGQTSVSKLDIDETAAGDDPSELVEATQAEDSKSEVDSEAEDVQPSEPVNAETGAVSDDQRDQLDPQQAETAELAEASTVETAATERSADDLPPFTPPAPEVERIVERRGGFGAAVLGGVVAAGLGFVAGQSNVLDGFLPPSWRSAPSVDATALEELQERLNTRISELEDRIAATADDLNLAPLAEQLDTLKQEVAALQSGATAAGDTGLADALDSLAIRVDALESRPITDAASPEAVAAFEAELNKLQDSLAAQRAEVEKMVDEARAMDAASAEAARIASAQTIVARLRSALDAGTSFSGLLDELRAVGVTPPEALAGSAEAGVSTRSSLRDGFAPAAREALAAARQEAKGTGGIAAYMRRQLGARSVAPREGDDPDAVLSRAEAAVQNGNLQDALMELEALPETALAPLADWQAAARARLSAVAAVNELAQSLNAK from the coding sequence GTGGCTGACAAGAAAACATCCGATGAGATGCGGGCCGAGAGGGGCCAGACGTCTGTCTCCAAGCTGGACATCGACGAAACCGCAGCTGGCGACGATCCGTCCGAGCTGGTCGAAGCGACGCAAGCTGAGGACTCCAAATCCGAGGTGGATTCAGAGGCCGAAGACGTGCAGCCAAGCGAGCCGGTAAATGCTGAAACCGGCGCTGTCTCTGATGATCAGCGCGATCAACTTGACCCGCAGCAGGCAGAAACTGCCGAACTGGCCGAAGCCTCGACTGTGGAGACCGCCGCTACGGAGCGCAGTGCAGATGATCTGCCCCCCTTCACCCCACCGGCGCCCGAGGTTGAGCGTATCGTAGAGAGACGCGGCGGTTTTGGCGCAGCGGTTCTGGGAGGGGTCGTGGCGGCTGGGCTTGGGTTTGTGGCCGGGCAGTCGAATGTGCTGGACGGCTTCCTGCCCCCGTCGTGGCGCAGCGCCCCTTCGGTTGATGCCACGGCTCTGGAGGAGCTTCAGGAGCGCCTGAACACAAGGATTTCCGAGCTGGAAGACCGGATTGCCGCCACCGCTGACGATCTGAATCTAGCACCGCTGGCGGAACAGCTGGATACGCTGAAGCAGGAGGTGGCCGCGCTGCAATCCGGAGCGACCGCCGCAGGTGATACCGGTCTCGCGGACGCGCTGGATAGTCTGGCGATCCGCGTTGATGCGCTGGAAAGCCGTCCGATCACGGACGCGGCTAGCCCAGAGGCTGTTGCTGCCTTTGAGGCGGAACTGAACAAGCTTCAGGACAGCTTGGCTGCACAGCGGGCCGAGGTCGAAAAAATGGTCGATGAGGCGCGTGCAATGGATGCAGCCAGCGCCGAGGCCGCCCGAATCGCCAGTGCGCAAACAATTGTCGCGCGGCTGCGCTCGGCGCTTGATGCGGGGACAAGCTTCAGCGGTCTGCTGGATGAGCTGCGGGCGGTTGGTGTGACGCCGCCAGAGGCGCTGGCAGGCTCTGCAGAGGCTGGCGTCAGTACCCGCTCCAGCCTGCGCGATGGGTTTGCCCCGGCTGCACGTGAGGCGCTGGCTGCGGCACGTCAGGAAGCCAAGGGAACCGGTGGTATCGCCGCCTATATGCGGCGTCAGCTCGGGGCACGTTCGGTCGCACCGCGCGAAGGGGATGATCCTGATGCCGTTCTGTCCCGTGCCGAGGCGGCCGTCCAGAATGGCAATCTGCAGGACGCACTGATGGAACTTGAGGCCCTGCCCGAAACCGCGCTTGCGCCGCTCGCTGATTGGCAGGCTGCTGCACGCGCGCGCCTCTCGGCGGTTGCTGCCGTGAATGAACTGGCCCAAAGCCTGAACGCCAAATAA
- a CDS encoding NAD(P)H-dependent glycerol-3-phosphate dehydrogenase, which yields MSVSVLGSGAFGTALAISLAANGPVTLWARDADQALQMQETRRNSRRLPDAALPDKLTVTNDLERAAQAETVLLAVPMQTLRGFITAHAALLRDRRLVACCKGMELKTGLGPLAVIRDCLPEARTALLTGPSFAADIARGLPTALTLACGNAETGRELQQQLTTKTLRLYRTTDTIGAEIGGALKNVIAIACGAVIGAGLGDSARAALMTRGYAEMQRMALATGARPETLAGLSGFGDLTLTCSSDLSRNYRLGLAIGRGEAFDPNITVEGAATARAVHAAATARQLDMPITAIVVALLDQRLTIADATAQLLSRPLKEE from the coding sequence ATGAGTGTTTCCGTGCTCGGATCCGGTGCCTTTGGCACTGCTCTGGCGATATCGCTGGCAGCCAACGGGCCGGTCACCCTCTGGGCGCGCGACGCCGACCAGGCGCTGCAGATGCAGGAAACCCGCCGCAACAGTCGGCGCCTGCCAGATGCTGCGCTGCCGGACAAGCTGACGGTGACAAACGATCTGGAACGCGCCGCACAGGCCGAAACGGTGCTGCTTGCGGTGCCAATGCAGACGCTGCGCGGGTTCATAACCGCTCACGCCGCTTTACTGCGCGACCGCAGGCTTGTGGCCTGCTGCAAAGGGATGGAGCTCAAAACCGGGCTTGGTCCATTGGCGGTGATCCGTGACTGCCTGCCCGAGGCCCGAACGGCGCTGCTGACCGGCCCCAGTTTCGCCGCTGACATCGCACGGGGCCTGCCAACGGCCCTTACGCTGGCCTGTGGCAACGCAGAGACCGGCAGGGAATTACAACAACAGCTGACCACCAAGACCCTACGGCTCTATCGCACCACAGATACGATTGGCGCAGAGATTGGCGGTGCGCTGAAAAATGTTATCGCAATTGCCTGCGGCGCCGTGATTGGTGCCGGTCTGGGCGATAGCGCCCGCGCCGCGCTGATGACCCGGGGATATGCCGAGATGCAGCGTATGGCGCTGGCCACAGGGGCCCGCCCCGAGACACTGGCCGGTCTCTCCGGTTTTGGCGATCTGACGCTCACATGCAGCTCTGATCTGTCGCGAAACTACCGCCTAGGGCTTGCCATCGGCCGCGGCGAGGCTTTCGATCCAAATATCACAGTCGAAGGCGCCGCCACGGCACGCGCGGTCCATGCCGCGGCCACGGCGCGGCAACTGGACATGCCTATCACCGCTATCGTCGTCGCCCTGCTCGATCAGCGCTTGACGATTGCCGATGCCACCGCTCAACTGCTTTCAAGACCACTAAAAGAGGAATGA
- a CDS encoding heme biosynthesis protein HemY: MLWSLLKILVFVAIVAVLAFGATLLTETAGGVQITVAGTEYTLSALQSVIALAVLVFAVWVAFKLLSLLLATLRFLNGDETAISRYFDKGRERKGYQALSDGLMALASGEGRLAMAKAARAEKYLEKPELTDLLTAQAAELAGDTKKAAEAYKRLVSNQSTRFVGVRGIMKQKLSEGDTDTARQLAEKALALRPKHEEVQDTLLTLQARAQDWAGARKTLTTKLKTGTLPRDVYKRRDAVLALSASRAIVEDGATVEQQEQAIEANRLSPDLVPAAAMAARAYLARDKKRYAIRVLKKAWEAQPHPDLAHAFAEVEPNETAAERVKRFAQLSRLAPQHDETRLVMAELHIVAEDFPEARRALGDLVERNPDARALTLMAAIEKGEGASDAVIQGWLARALNAPRGPQWVCDTCNHIHAEWAPVCENCSSFDTLSWRRPEAPEIVGATGAQVLPLITGTPEGAAGPDTSDIPEVELLESDDPAAVPDPDSPASDASEEPKGKFQGAK; the protein is encoded by the coding sequence ATGCTCTGGTCATTGTTGAAGATTCTCGTTTTCGTCGCCATCGTGGCGGTGCTCGCCTTTGGTGCCACATTGCTGACGGAAACCGCTGGCGGCGTTCAGATCACGGTCGCCGGCACCGAATACACCCTGAGCGCATTGCAGTCGGTCATTGCGCTTGCAGTTCTGGTTTTTGCCGTTTGGGTTGCATTCAAACTTCTCTCACTTCTTCTGGCGACGCTACGGTTCCTTAATGGCGATGAAACCGCGATTTCGCGCTATTTCGACAAGGGGCGCGAGCGCAAGGGCTATCAGGCGCTATCCGACGGGTTGATGGCGCTGGCTTCTGGCGAAGGGCGGTTGGCAATGGCCAAGGCTGCGCGCGCGGAGAAATATCTTGAAAAGCCGGAGCTGACGGACCTGCTGACAGCGCAGGCTGCGGAGCTGGCAGGCGACACCAAGAAGGCAGCGGAGGCCTATAAGCGGCTGGTGAGCAACCAGTCCACCCGCTTTGTCGGGGTGCGCGGCATCATGAAACAGAAGCTCTCCGAAGGGGATACCGATACGGCGCGTCAACTGGCCGAGAAGGCGCTTGCTCTGCGGCCCAAACATGAAGAGGTGCAGGATACGCTGCTGACACTTCAGGCGCGGGCGCAGGATTGGGCTGGTGCGCGCAAGACGCTGACGACGAAGTTGAAGACCGGCACCCTGCCGCGTGACGTCTACAAGCGCCGCGATGCGGTGCTGGCCCTGTCCGCCTCTCGCGCGATTGTCGAAGACGGGGCGACCGTCGAACAGCAGGAACAGGCGATCGAGGCCAACCGGCTTTCGCCGGATCTGGTCCCCGCGGCGGCCATGGCGGCCCGTGCCTATCTGGCGCGCGACAAGAAGCGCTACGCCATCCGGGTTCTCAAAAAAGCCTGGGAAGCGCAGCCGCACCCGGATCTGGCACATGCCTTTGCCGAGGTCGAGCCGAATGAAACCGCCGCGGAGCGGGTGAAACGCTTTGCTCAACTGTCGCGGCTGGCGCCGCAGCATGATGAAACCCGGCTGGTGATGGCCGAGCTGCATATCGTCGCCGAGGATTTTCCAGAGGCCCGTCGTGCGCTGGGCGATTTGGTCGAACGAAATCCCGATGCACGGGCGCTGACCTTGATGGCGGCCATCGAGAAGGGCGAGGGTGCCTCGGACGCGGTAATCCAGGGCTGGCTGGCACGGGCGTTGAATGCGCCACGCGGACCACAGTGGGTCTGTGATACCTGCAATCATATCCACGCGGAATGGGCGCCGGTCTGTGAAAACTGTTCTAGCTTCGACACACTCAGCTGGCGCCGCCCCGAGGCCCCCGAGATTGTCGGCGCCACTGGTGCGCAGGTGCTGCCCTTGATCACAGGCACGCCGGAAGGGGCCGCCGGACCTGATACAAGTGACATCCCCGAGGTCGAATTGCTGGAAAGTGACGATCCGGCGGCGGTACCGGATCCAGACAGCCCAGCATCCGACGCTTCCGAAGAGCCCAAGGGGAAATTCCAAGGCGCGAAATAG
- a CDS encoding PRC-barrel domain-containing protein: MTELKTKTRILAGVTAAALMAGAGIAQAGTSVPRGESKADTQIETVGGQETTGSVSLDTTEGTTVPRGEYKVDSGVETVNGQTPADGDENVNVSSDASTTIPRGEYDASDAAGEPLPPLDEMTVADLVGKNVFSATGENVGEIGYVIEQDGKIAGVIGVGGFLGLNEYTVAVPLSDMDFTRNGQLKLSTRTEAALRSMPEIDENMIKPLQDDRLIGDRV, encoded by the coding sequence ATGACCGAACTGAAAACCAAAACCCGTATTCTTGCTGGTGTGACTGCTGCTGCCCTGATGGCTGGTGCTGGTATTGCGCAGGCTGGCACCTCGGTGCCGCGTGGCGAAAGCAAGGCCGACACCCAGATCGAAACTGTTGGTGGCCAGGAAACAACCGGCAGCGTGTCGCTCGACACCACCGAAGGCACCACCGTTCCGCGTGGTGAATACAAGGTAGATAGCGGCGTTGAGACCGTGAACGGCCAAACTCCGGCGGATGGCGATGAAAACGTCAATGTAAGCTCTGACGCTTCCACCACCATCCCGCGCGGCGAATATGATGCTTCGGATGCCGCTGGTGAACCTCTGCCGCCACTGGATGAGATGACCGTCGCTGATCTGGTCGGCAAAAACGTCTTCTCCGCGACCGGCGAGAATGTCGGTGAGATCGGCTATGTGATCGAACAGGACGGTAAGATCGCAGGTGTGATCGGCGTCGGCGGTTTCCTTGGCCTGAATGAATACACCGTTGCCGTGCCGTTGTCCGACATGGATTTCACCCGCAACGGTCAGCTGAAGCTGAGCACACGTACCGAGGCGGCTCTGCGCTCGATGCCGGAGATCGACGAAAACATGATCAAGCCGCTGCAGGATGATCGTCTCATCGGTGACCGCGTATAA